A single genomic interval of Fibrobacter sp. UWB13 harbors:
- a CDS encoding UDP-2,3-diacylglucosamine diphosphatase translates to MELPAYFISDAHLGIDPPGAVPDREQKLIQLLSSWKGKASHVVVIGDLFEFWYEYSYYVASAHLDLYRAFAELVESGVEVHVLQGNHDFAYGEFFPKRLGVAVHKSLILEIQGKRVYLTHGDGVPKSDYGYRFMRKVLDLPLNRFLFKQIHPDWGMGLARFVGRNSRKYGQTRVIKVDEYLEWGNRMLEKEHCDYCIHGHHHISGIWNMPNGIVASPGEFIKKPTILSMENGGLKLISL, encoded by the coding sequence ATGGAATTACCTGCTTATTTTATAAGTGACGCACACTTGGGAATTGACCCTCCTGGAGCGGTCCCCGACAGGGAACAAAAACTAATCCAGTTGCTTTCCTCATGGAAAGGCAAGGCGAGCCATGTCGTTGTCATTGGCGACCTTTTTGAGTTTTGGTACGAGTATAGTTATTATGTTGCTTCTGCCCATTTGGATTTGTACCGTGCCTTCGCGGAACTTGTAGAATCTGGTGTCGAAGTCCACGTCTTGCAAGGGAATCACGACTTTGCGTATGGAGAATTTTTCCCGAAGCGTCTTGGCGTGGCTGTACATAAATCCCTGATCCTTGAAATTCAGGGCAAGCGTGTTTATTTGACCCATGGCGATGGAGTTCCGAAGTCTGATTACGGTTACCGCTTTATGCGAAAAGTCCTTGACTTGCCGTTAAACCGTTTCCTTTTCAAGCAAATCCACCCTGATTGGGGAATGGGGCTTGCGCGTTTTGTGGGGCGTAACAGCCGCAAATATGGTCAAACTAGGGTCATTAAGGTTGATGAATACCTGGAATGGGGAAACCGCATGTTGGAAAAGGAACACTGCGATTACTGTATCCATGGACATCATCATATTTCGGGAATCTGGAATATGCCCAATGGAATCGTTGCTTCTCCGGGCGAGTTTATAAAAAAGCCCACCATTCTCTCTATGGAAAATGGTGGGTTAAAGTTGATTTCTCTTTAA
- the rsmI gene encoding 16S rRNA (cytidine(1402)-2'-O)-methyltransferase: MSYTLYIVATPIGNMEDITYRAVRILKEVPLVLAEDTRHSRILFDNYGITTPMEAYHDFNKEKVTPKYVDFLKNTGDIALVSDAGTPGVADPAFNLVRECVREGIDVRAIPGPCAMITALVSCGMPTDHFTFQYFSPKKSAQRIHLLEKLKDEEATQIFYASPHNIDKFVEEIKLVFGDIKIALMRELTKKFEEHLIGTPTEISAHFKSHPPKGEFVLVFNPQDKSGL; the protein is encoded by the coding sequence ATGTCATACACTTTATACATCGTAGCAACTCCCATCGGGAACATGGAAGATATCACCTACCGCGCTGTGCGCATCCTTAAAGAAGTTCCCCTCGTCCTTGCCGAAGACACCCGCCATTCGAGAATTCTCTTTGACAATTACGGCATCACGACGCCCATGGAAGCCTACCATGACTTCAACAAAGAAAAGGTCACGCCCAAGTACGTCGACTTTTTGAAGAACACCGGCGACATCGCCCTCGTAAGCGATGCAGGAACGCCCGGCGTTGCAGACCCGGCATTCAATCTCGTACGCGAATGCGTCCGCGAAGGCATTGACGTTCGCGCCATCCCAGGACCATGCGCGATGATTACCGCACTCGTCTCTTGCGGCATGCCGACCGACCACTTTACGTTCCAGTATTTCTCTCCCAAGAAGAGCGCCCAGCGCATCCACTTGCTCGAGAAGTTGAAAGACGAAGAAGCTACTCAAATTTTCTACGCCAGCCCGCACAACATCGACAAGTTCGTCGAAGAAATCAAGCTTGTCTTTGGCGATATCAAGATTGCACTCATGCGCGAGCTCACCAAGAAGTTCGAGGAACACCTCATCGGAACGCCAACGGAAATTTCTGCGCACTTCAAATCGCACCCGCCCAAAGGCGAATTCGTACTCGTGTTCAATCCCCAAGACAAAAGCGGTCTTTAA
- the lnt gene encoding apolipoprotein N-acyltransferase, giving the protein MTIDQFLNKLKALPRAYKIYIAVLVAIEFVLFLLRPDTPGLYTQIPQLLPIIAALPFLFIKNVRRPFARYMNTYGIIVFAFLALDYLTRSHAGLYQIVTTFIPMMLYWFALFARWNVKLFKQKDARIALALATISWGFVAFAFPPLPLGPAMLVLLVPWFIMLNKYNRETAVFATFWASMVYNTVNYYWIRNVMNVETAPSGLIFLGLILLIAYLSLFNVLAAFAYSTAKNLKIKGKACLLALFPFFFAGIEMVRTTGDFAFPWNHLGYTFGNHLELIQALSIIGVFGYTILIVASNQIVAYAFLQKGRKKLALFAIPFAIFMVLLTYGSSVLSAQEAAPYYNANAPENPSIAMVQPSIAQGAKWSKARFDSIITKTFGMAMDSTPSGANLILLAETAIPDHLRRQPQVIRRLHEMADSKNASILTGALDYKRVSADINNPRRFDIYNASFLFTPNDPYFPKRYIKKHLVPFSERIPFDDIFPILNYVDLGEGDFVPGKETPVYGPYNWTPYICYDAIFGDLIREAIQAGSRLMVNITNDGWFGRSTAPFQHLNIVRHLAVTYGYPVARIANSGVSAFIDQYGHYDQNTNIFETRVIQRKVPLKTRSTFYTSVGEFVEKALLWFFAIYLVALFALSRIQKKFK; this is encoded by the coding sequence ATGACTATCGACCAGTTCCTAAACAAGCTTAAAGCTCTTCCGCGGGCTTACAAGATTTACATTGCAGTTCTTGTTGCAATAGAATTTGTGTTGTTCCTGTTGCGTCCGGACACGCCCGGGCTTTACACGCAGATTCCGCAGCTGTTGCCAATCATTGCCGCACTCCCGTTCTTGTTCATAAAGAACGTCCGCCGTCCGTTTGCGCGGTACATGAACACGTACGGCATCATCGTCTTTGCGTTCCTAGCCTTGGATTACCTCACGCGCAGCCATGCGGGGCTTTACCAGATTGTAACGACATTTATCCCGATGATGCTTTACTGGTTCGCGCTTTTTGCACGCTGGAACGTGAAGCTCTTTAAGCAAAAAGATGCACGCATCGCACTTGCACTCGCTACGATTTCCTGGGGATTTGTCGCATTCGCCTTCCCGCCTTTGCCGCTTGGTCCCGCCATGCTCGTGCTACTTGTTCCATGGTTCATCATGCTCAACAAGTACAATCGCGAGACTGCAGTCTTTGCGACATTCTGGGCAAGCATGGTCTACAACACCGTCAATTACTATTGGATCCGCAATGTGATGAACGTGGAAACTGCGCCTTCGGGACTTATCTTCCTTGGGCTTATCCTCCTCATCGCCTACTTGAGCTTGTTCAACGTCCTCGCCGCATTCGCTTACTCTACTGCAAAAAATTTAAAGATCAAGGGCAAGGCTTGCTTGTTAGCCCTCTTCCCGTTTTTCTTTGCGGGAATCGAAATGGTGCGCACAACAGGCGACTTCGCGTTCCCGTGGAACCACCTCGGTTACACATTCGGTAACCACCTCGAACTGATCCAGGCACTTTCCATCATCGGCGTGTTCGGCTACACAATTCTCATTGTCGCCTCGAACCAGATTGTCGCTTACGCCTTCTTGCAGAAGGGTCGCAAAAAGCTCGCACTATTTGCAATCCCGTTCGCGATTTTCATGGTGCTACTGACATACGGAAGTAGCGTACTTTCGGCACAAGAAGCAGCCCCGTACTACAACGCAAACGCCCCCGAAAACCCATCCATTGCAATGGTGCAGCCAAGCATTGCGCAAGGTGCCAAGTGGAGCAAAGCCCGTTTTGATTCCATCATCACCAAGACGTTCGGCATGGCAATGGACAGCACCCCCAGCGGAGCCAACCTGATACTCCTTGCCGAAACCGCTATTCCGGATCACCTCCGCAGGCAGCCGCAAGTTATCCGACGCTTGCATGAGATGGCAGACAGCAAGAATGCAAGCATCCTTACCGGGGCACTAGACTACAAGCGCGTTTCAGCCGACATCAACAACCCTCGCCGATTCGATATATACAACGCGTCATTCCTCTTTACACCTAACGATCCCTATTTCCCGAAACGCTATATCAAAAAGCATCTCGTGCCCTTTAGCGAACGCATCCCCTTTGATGATATATTCCCCATCTTAAACTACGTGGATCTCGGTGAAGGCGACTTTGTCCCCGGAAAAGAAACGCCTGTTTACGGACCATACAACTGGACGCCCTACATCTGCTACGACGCCATCTTCGGAGACCTTATCCGAGAAGCGATTCAAGCAGGTTCCCGCCTGATGGTAAACATCACCAACGACGGCTGGTTTGGACGGAGCACAGCCCCCTTCCAGCACCTGAACATCGTCCGCCATCTCGCCGTGACTTACGGTTACCCTGTCGCACGCATTGCAAACAGCGGCGTTTCAGCATTCATAGACCAGTACGGGCACTACGACCAGAACACCAACATTTTTGAAACGCGCGTCATCCAAAGAAAAGTGCCTCTCAAGACGAGAAGCACCTTCTATACATCTGTAGGCGAATTTGTCGAAAAAGCTTTGCTCTGGTTCTTTGCGATTTATCTTGTCGCGCTGTTTGCATTATCAAGAATTCAGAAAAAATTTAAATGA